In a genomic window of Drosophila takahashii strain IR98-3 E-12201 chromosome 3L, DtakHiC1v2, whole genome shotgun sequence:
- the LOC108063696 gene encoding sodium/potassium-transporting ATPase subunit alpha, producing the protein MGRIANLAAGLDEGQSPISREIELFIRFITIFAVILGLSFFGIALMLGYGFIDAVVFLIGIIVANVPEGLLVTVTVCLTLTAKRMASKNCLVKNLEAVETLGSTSTICSDKTGTLTQNRMTVAHLWYDQTIVESDTTETFRGSLFKMEDKSFSALLLCAALCNSAEFKGGQEDIPVFKKDVNGNASEAALLKFAETVFGGVSAVRQKHPKLTEIPFNSTEKYQVSVHEYNWIDGFFVVEMKGAPERILDRCDTIIIRGQTVDLTAALKMEFEEAYLEMGGMGERVLGFADLQLSADQYPRSYEFSTEPPNFPLYGLRFLGLISLIDPPRAAVPDAVAKCRSAGVRVIMVTGDHPITAKAIARSVGIITKPTAEDLAKQRGVRVEDIDPRQATAIVVHGGELREMKGEQLDGVIYYHNEIVFARTSPQQKLIIVEACQRRGEIVAVTGDGVNDSPALKRADIGVAMGISGSDVSKQAADMILLDDNFASIVVGIEEGRIIFDNLKKSIAYTLTSNLPEIMPFLCFVMFDIPLALGTIAILCIDIGTDMLPAISLAYEKAESDIMSRMPRDPFEDRLVNKKLILMAYLQIGVIQTVAAYFTFFAIMAEHGFPPSRLIGIRGAWDAKEVEDLEDGYGQEWTYRERKVLEYTAGTGFFVSIVVTQVFDLLICKTRRNSILQQGMGNHVLNFALILEIIITCVLCYVPVFEKTLRMYSIKFIWWIYAFPFGLLIFFFDEGRKFLIRRNPGGWVEQETYY; encoded by the exons ATGGGAAGAATAGCTAATTTGGCAGCCGGTCTTGACGAAGGGCAGTCGCCTATTTCCCGAGAAATAGAGCTTTTCATTcgatttattacaatttttgcaGTAATTTTAGGACTATCGTTCTTTGGAATCGCCCTGATGCTGGGATATGGTTTCATTGACGCAGTAGTGTTCCTCATCGGCATTATAGTTGCAAACGTGCCCGAAGGTCTACTTGTGACGGTAACTGTTTGCTTAACCCTTACGGCCAAGCGAATGGCCTCGAAAAACTGTTTGGTCAAGAACTTGGAGGCCGTTGAGACCTTGGGGTCGACATCAACGATCTGTTCTGATAAAACGGGAACCTTGACGCAAAATCGAATGACAGTTGCCCATTTGTGGTATGATCAGACGATAGTCGAATCTGATACGACGGAGACTTTTCGAGGATCACTTTTTAAAATGGAAGATAAATCGTTCAGTGCTCTTCTCCTGTGCGCTGCCCTTTGCAACTCGGCGGAATTCAAGGGCGGCCAAGAGGATATACCAGTTTTCAAGAAAGATGTCAATGGAAATGCTTCAGAGGCGGCACTTCTAAAATTCGCCGAGACGGTTTTCGGAGGTGTTTCAGCAGTTCGCCAAAAGCATCCAAAACTAACCGAAATACCCTTTAACTCCACGGAAAAGTATCAAGTTTCCGTTCATGAATATAACTGGATCGatggattttttgttgtcgAAATGAAAGGAGCCCCGGAAAGGATTTTGGATCGTTGCGATACGATAATAATTCGAGGTCAGACCGTGGATCTTACGGCTGCACTGAAAATGGAATTCGAAGAGGCCTATTTGGAAATGGGCGGCATGGGTGAGAGGGTTTTGGGCTTTGCAGACCTTCAACTTTCTGCGGATCAATATCCACGCTCATATGAGTTTAGCACAGAGCCTCCGAATTTCCCTCTCTATGGTCTTCGCTTTCTGGGATTGATATCCCTTATAGATCCACCTCGTGCAGCAGTTCCTGATGCGGTGGCCAAATGCCGTTCTGCAGGTGTTCGAGTAATTATGGTAACCGGTGATCATCCGATTACGGCCAAAGCTATAGCCCGCAGTGTGGGCATTATTACGAAGCCCACTGCCGAGGATCTGGCCAAGCAGCGCGGCGTTCGAGTGGAGGATATCGATCCTCGACAGGCCACAGCCATTGTGGTGCACGGTGGAGAGCTGCGCGAGATGAAAGGCGAGCAATTGGACGGTGTTATTTACTATCACAACGAGATTGTCTTTGCAAGAACTTCACCGCAGCAAAAACTCATAATAGTAGAGGCCTGTCAGAGACGTGGGGAAATCGTTGCCGTCACTGGTGACGGAGTGAATGACTCACCGGCCTTGAAACGAGCTGATATTGGCGTGGCAATGGGTATTTCCGGATCCGATGTTTCTAAGCAGGCTGCGGACATGATTTTGCTGGATGATAACTTCGCCTCCATAGTTGTGGGCATCGAGGAGGGAAGGATTATCTTtgataatcttaaaaaatccATCGCCTATACCTTGACTTCGAATCTTCCGGAAATAATGCCGTTCCTGTGCTTTGTTATGTTCGATATACCATTAGCTCTGGGCACAATCGCTATTCTGTGCATCGATATCGGCACCGATATGCTGCCCGCCATATCACTGGCCTATGAAAAAGCGGAATCGGATATAATGTCTCGCATGCCGAGGGATCCCTTTGAAGACCGTCTGGTAAATAAAAA GCTAATTCTGATGGCTTACTTGCAAATTGGAGTAATACAAACCGTGGCtgcgtattttacattttttgctaTAATGGCTGAACATGGCTTCCCCCCATCCAGACTTATTGGAATTCGAGGAGCATGGGACGCGAAAGAGGTTGAAGATCTGGAAGATGGTTACGGACAAGAGTGG ACCTACAGAGAACGTAAGGTTCTTGAGTATACGGCTGGCACCGGCTTCTTTGTGTCCATTGTAGTAACACAAGTCTTCGATCTTTTAATATGTAAAACGCGTCGAAACTCAATTTTGCAGCAGGGTATGGGCAATCATGTACTGAACTTCGCGTTGATTTTGGAAATCATCATTACTTGCGTGCTCTGCTATGTGCCGGTGTTTGAGAAAACTTTAAGGATGTATTCCATAAA ATTTATCTGGTGGATATACGCATTCCCTTTTGGCTTACTAATCTTTTTCTTTGATGAGGGTCGTAAATTCCTCATCAGAAGGAATCCTGGTGGTTGGGTGGAGCAAGAAACATATTATTAA